CCGCTGTTAAACAAACAAAGGATTCATAAGCAAAGGGAGAGAAACTCTACACAAAAGGTATGCGTACCTGGCGAATGAGAAAGGGGTCACGGGTTTCAAACGCCATGAATTTGTTCAGGTTGAAGAGTATGTTGAAAACATTTCTAGAAAGTTTTGATGCTTTCAGATCCTTGAGTGTGATACAGTTCTCCTTCTGaaaatatcaattaaaaattgatgtttagaattaaaaaaaaataactcccAGGACAATATAAGGGTTTGAAAGAACTCTTGCCTCAGGTTTAATCATGTCGAATATTTGACACAGGATATCCTCGAAGAGAACAGGTTCCTGGGTTATGCATTCCATGCGATGCAGCTGCTCTTCATAGAAAAACTGCATTTCGTTGGGACTGATCACCCCATCTCCATCCAGGTCTATGCACTTGAACCTACAAATAAGGTTTTTTAATCAATACCAAGGGGGGGATAATACAAAGCCGTCAAGATCTTATTTTGACATCCATGGCAGATAGATGAGCATACGAGTGAGGCATGAGTGTTCTAGGTTCATGGAATAATGAACAGAAACGACCTACATATCACTCACTACCCAGCCAGATGTTGTTGTTTCAATATGGGGTATTCTACGTCCATGAAATAATTAAAACCTCATGTAGACATTGTTTAGTGAATCAAAACCTCATGTAGACATTGCTTCATCAACAGGGCCTCACATGCCACCTGTTTTGGCTCAGAGGGTATGCATTTACATAGACATATCGTTAGCTAAGCAACTAAAGGACAAAATGGCTGAAGAGAAGCCGCTATAGACAAAAGAGAAGAAGGGGAGAGATGTGTACCAATACTCAAGACTAGGCTCAGATGACTTATCCTCCTCAGCGAGAATGAAGTATGCAAAATCTTCATAACTCATCTTCCCCTCAACTTTGCTAGTAAATTTCCTTGGGACCTAATTCAGAGACATAGCCGCAATGTGAATCAAGAAACACATTAACAAGACTAAGTTTTGAAAATGAGTGTTCAGTAACATTCTGACATCTGGAGCCAACCTGTGAAAATATTCTGTCGACAATCCTGTAGGTAAGGGCATGGTTACCATATTTGAGGAGGTTTTCCTTATCGATAAGGAAATCATGGTCTCCATCGAGTTCCCAAAATCTGCAGTAGATGACGTAGAAATGCTCATAGGAAAAGTACCTGAAAAGCAGAGAAAATGTCATGTTGAATGGTCAAAGCATACACTCTCCTGTCTCAGTACCAACATGAACTATCCATATTTCTCACAAATCACAATGCTACACCATTATACAACTGATTTAAACGTGAAATCTTTTTGAAGTACTGttcaagaaataaagaaaagaataacTAATCACCTAATAACTTTATTGATGTCGTCTTCTTCATCAACTTGTTGCATAGCAGCAACAAGATTTCCACGCTTCAGCTCTCTCAAAGTAATGCAACCAGTTCCCGATCTGTTTATGTAGTAAAATATTCTGTAGATGACGGTCTCGGCTGGGTAGATAGGAAAGAACACAATCATGAATGAAACATGCCGAgggaaaaaaaatatactttagtCAACAGATGTACAAAACAGCAGGTATGCACCTGAAATATTACATAATGAAGTGTAATCTAAtaactttcaaaaattaattagtgAAGGAAAATCTCCATAGCATTAACTTTGAAAGAATTATATCCTTGGCTAAACAAGATCAAATAACATCAAAGTATCATAAGACAACCAAGTTCTTACCATATCTTTCTTGAAATTCAGGTGTATTCCTCAGGAATTCCAAGCCAGGATGAGTTGTTAGTAGCTCATCAAGAACTGGTTTGAAGTCAGCCTATCCCCAAATCCAGTAAAAAAGACATAAGTCTTTAGGACAACGgatcaaagaaaaaacaagagagAGGATAATCTTTGGCAATCAAATAAACCTGTCTGAGGTACTCGCAGCCTGGCTgccttaaaatattatatatctgTGAGGCTACGTCCATTGCCAACATATGTCCATCAACCCAGTACTTGATAAATGCATCCCTGCAGGTAAGCACTATTATACTCATGAACAAAATATGGtgtattcaaatatataaatcaaacagAATATCTAAAGCTGCTGCATATTTCTATGATCATTAAACAAGATTTGGCTAACTGGACAatatataaaatccaaaaaagTCTATACATAGATACTCCAAAAATACTTAGCTACATATGCTTTCTCACACCAATTTTTATGTAAAGCAAATATAACTAATTATATAAAAGTCGGttagataaagaaaaaaaagagataacaATCGAGTATCAGAACTATTATGCCACTAAACGTTTATTATAAGGGTGTGCAGTTTATGAAACAAATTGGTGAGCGTGAAACAGACCATggtatgtttttttatcttacatatgCTTGAGCGTGGCTATGTATATTTATGAAAAGGAAGCGCACAGAATAATAAGTTACCTGGTAACGATACCGGTGGAATCCACATCTATCTTTCTAAAAagtagagaagaaagaaaagaaggcAGCTTGCAGACTTCTTTCGTAACGGTTTTGAACTCTGCAATTGGAAAATGGCAGAAATGTAACTGTAAGATCAACTCAGCTGTTTGGCTATTCATTACAGAAGGAAACAGATTTAGATGAATGGAAACATCACCATCCATACGAAGACCGTCAATAAAGTCACTAAAAAGATGATCAACCATGGATAAGCATTGCTCCTGGAGTTCTTTTGCAGGAGGAGGGCCATGTTGGAAGTAAAACTGCATATCATATGAAGACAAGGAAGTTTCAAACAACCCTTGGGAGTAGAAAACGTAACAGGGATGAcaccaaaataaaagaatacaATACACTCTGTAGTGGTTTTGTGAAACAAATGTGTAACTATATATTCTACATAACGCAAACCTGAGGGATGAGTTGGGGCTTTGGTTCCCTGAGAGATCTGAGAGGGGACTGCAGAGAGAAAGGGCTAGTCTTTTGCCTGGAGAAACGGGGAGAGCCACGAGGGGAAAGAGGGGGAGTGCCGCTGTTGAGAAACAGAGATGGCAAGGCACTTCCGCAAGCAATATTGAGATTGGCACAGTTCTTGGATATGCTGACTGGTGTACTAGATTTGGTATCGTCAATCAAAGACTTGACCTGCACACACACACAGCAGATGAAATAGGGTTCCACCACCACAAAGAGATGGAAAAAGTACCAATCGGCTAGTATCGGGGAGGGAAAGCCAGTGGGAGAAGAGTTCCTCAGCGATAAGAGGGTTTGATTTAACCGATAAACCGGTGGGAAGCTGCAAGAGCTCGGGATCCAATTTATGAACTTCCTCTATATCCATCTTTATCCCTAAACTCTACCGACTCAATTTTCGAAAACTGGATTATCGTTACCACTGGAACCCCTAATTAATAGCGGAATCACCACAGAACATtcagaattgaaaaaaaaaataaaaaaaaaaataactaactaaGAGAGGTTTATATTATACTCGCGAGAATAGAGAAGAAAAAGACGATTAGGGGAAGACCTAGATTCGAATTTCTATTAACtatacaacttcttcttctacagTACGATATCTGCGATCGAACGAAGAGAAAGTCGGAGAAATGTATTTAAGATGGATGACGATGGTGAAACCAGCCAAAAAAAGGTGTacttctatttattttatttaatattcagtCCAGCCCACCGCTGGTGGTAATTTGTTTTCCACTTTTGAACCCCTCACCGTTGACCCTATAGTCAAATTCACCGTCTCTTTTAACCCCTGTTGGAAAATGCTTTAAaggcgctaggcgctagtcgaaCGGCCGGGTTAGACCTAGTGCCTAAAAAAAAATCGGAGATCAATCAGAAATTATGCGAAACAGAACTTTTAGATTGTTTACTATATTATAAAACGTGTTaatttttaattgtgtataacactaatacatttttatgtttaaaattgtataaaacacacaaatagaatatataaacttaatatagtataattttcatcaaaattataaatataaatgatatttataaaattttagatcaataaataaataaaaatattattaaaaaaaataataataaaaaaatagattaagcATTCGTCTAGACGATCatttatatctaattttttaaaccgatttggcataaataGGAGACTGTCGATTTTTTACCATGTTGCCATCACCAGTTTGTACTACTACTACACACCACTGTGATTTTGCCTCTttggtattttaaaaaaaagtataaattttgtctttgtttattacaatgatATTGGAGGAATACAAGTTCACCTCTTTTGCATATTAGACTCTTCCTATCTCCAACACATCaccatttaaaatatacaaacgaGTAAGAGTGCTGGCAAAAGATCTCTCCACGCTGAAGCTGAAATCACCTGTAAAGATCTTTTTAAGCATATGGAAACCTTTCGGTTAAGTTTTCAtggagtctctctctctccccctgCTTTATTTGCGAAGAGACAGAAGCTCGAAGCTTCTCAACTGATCTTCCCTAGCGTTTCTTGAAGCCGTTGCACGAGCGAAAGACAGAGTCTTTGATTCATATCCAGGTTGGACTCTCTGACTGCTCGATGGACGCCCGTTCCCACTGCCACCCCCGCTTGATGATACCAGACGACTTGAACCTCGGCTACCACTTGGTCCCCCTGCTGAACTTGGCCGTGAGCTTGAACCACCACCAACTGCTTTCCTTGATGTTGATGTTCCCTGTCTTGACGAACTGCTTCCTCTTCCAGACTCTCCATACTGCCAAAAATAACAACACAATCAAGTCTTTGTCTTAATTACAGCTTTCGTTCAATGTGTGCTTTTTACTATGTGCTTAGTGAAAGGTCCGTCATCAGAGTTTCTTGATCTGGAGCGATCACGTGGCGTAGCAGAGTTGTTTGTTGGGTGTCTTCGGGAGAAGGCTTCCACTGCACCCGACACTCTGGTTGTTTCCTTTCCTGCGTGCCTCTCTTGCCTACTTGTAGAAGGACCGGCAGTGTTGAATCCTGGTTTCGTGGTTGTTTGATGCTGCACAACCCCAAACATTTTTACATTTAGGTAAGCATAGAGAAACTCAAAAtccatagaagaaaaaaaaaaagatcaccCTGGTACGTGAGCTAGAATCAGAGCTGGAACCGATTTGAGGATACTTTAAGACTGTCCAGTCAAATACGTAATCAAACTGATAACCTGAAAAAATGTTTCAATAGTTTGTAAAAATATATGAGACGAAACAGTAGGCAAGATGTTAAGTTAAGGTAAGAACTAAGAACCTTCTCGGATGAACAAGTCGCGGAAAAGTCTCTTAAGGTAAGAGTAATCAGGTTTGTCATCAAACCGTAAAGATCGACAGTAATGGAAGTATGAAACAAATTCTGACGGGCAATTTCTACACAGCACCTACATCAATAACATTTGAGTTACTAAGCTCAGCCAGGAAATATGGAGGTTGACCAATGACTGTCAAGTTGTTTTGTTTACCTCTATAGGAGTTGATACTTTCTTCTCACTTATAACATCATATTTCTGCTTCTTTGTCCCAGCTTTTAGTCCCTGCCATGGTAAACTGatagcaaaaacaaaacaaaaacaagaaaaagagttttaacAATTTGTTCAAGAAAAATATACAGAAGATAAAAGTAAGGTGCGGGAAAACTGTTGACTCTAACCTTCCTTTGAGAAAATACATAAGAACATAACCAAGTGATTCCAGATCATCCCTACGACTTTGTTCTGTTCAAACACAAACACCAGCAACAAGACCAGATATAAGTTTcgaaaaaaaatacacaacctTCACAATATATGTAACACCACCACAGGACAGCACTCTCACCAACTCCAAGGTGAGTGTTGACACTTGCATATCGAGCTGTCCCAgtcagatttttgttttctctgtcACAAAATTTTGATCTTTCCTTTGAGTTCACGGATATAAAGGCAAGGATAAAGGGGAGCGGCAGAGCACTggcatattattattattattacctgTAAGG
This genomic stretch from Brassica napus cultivar Da-Ae chromosome C9, Da-Ae, whole genome shotgun sequence harbors:
- the LOC106418164 gene encoding serine/threonine protein phosphatase 2A regulatory subunit B''alpha isoform X1 — encoded protein: MDIEEVHKLDPELLQLPTGLSVKSNPLIAEELFSHWLSLPDTSRLVKSLIDDTKSSTPVSISKNCANLNIACGSALPSLFLNSGTPPLSPRGSPRFSRQKTSPFSLQSPLRSLREPKPQLIPQFYFQHGPPPAKELQEQCLSMVDHLFSDFIDGLRMDEFKTVTKEVCKLPSFLSSLLFRKIDVDSTGIVTRDAFIKYWVDGHMLAMDVASQIYNILRQPGCEYLRQADFKPVLDELLTTHPGLEFLRNTPEFQERYAETVIYRIFYYINRSGTGCITLRELKRGNLVAAMQQVDEEDDINKVIRYFSYEHFYVIYCRFWELDGDHDFLIDKENLLKYGNHALTYRIVDRIFSQVPRKFTSKVEGKMSYEDFAYFILAEEDKSSEPSLEYWFKCIDLDGDGVISPNEMQFFYEEQLHRMECITQEPVLFEDILCQIFDMIKPEKENCITLKDLKASKLSRNVFNILFNLNKFMAFETRDPFLIRQERENPTLTEWDRFAQREYVRLSMEEDEVSNGSADVWDEPLESPF
- the LOC106418164 gene encoding serine/threonine protein phosphatase 2A regulatory subunit B''alpha isoform X2; this encodes MDIEEVHKLDPELLQLPTGLSVKSNPLIAEELFSHWLSLPDTSRLVKSLIDDTKSSTPVSISKNCANLNIACGSALPSLFLNSGTPPLSPRGSPRFSRQKTSPFSLQSPLRSLREPKPQLIPQFYFQHGPPPAKELQEQCLSMVDHLFSDFIDGLRMDEFKTVTKEVCKLPSFLSSLLFRKIDVDSTGIVTRDAFIKYWVDGHMLAMDVASQIYNILRQPGCEYLRQADFKPVLDELLTTHPGLEFLRNTPEFQERYAETVIYRIFYYINRSGTGCITLRELKRGNLVAAMQQVDEEDDINKVIRYFSYEHFYVIYCRFWELDGDHDFLIDKENLLKYGNHALTYRIVDRIFSQVPRKFTSKVEGKMSYEDFAYFILAEEDKSSEPSLEYWFKCIDLDGDGVISPNEMQFFYEEQLHRMECITQEPVLFEDILCQIFDMIKPEENCITLKDLKASKLSRNVFNILFNLNKFMAFETRDPFLIRQERENPTLTEWDRFAQREYVRLSMEEDEVSNGSADVWDEPLESPF
- the LOC106418166 gene encoding casein kinase 1-like protein 7 isoform X2, which produces MGEKMDLVIGGRFKLGRKIGSGSFGELYLGVNVQTGEEVAVKLESVKTKHPQLHYESKLYMLLQGGTGLPSLKWFGVEGDYSVMVIDLLGPSLEDLFNYCNRKFTLKTVLMLADQLLNRVEFMHTRGFLHRDIKPDNFLMGLGRRANQVYIIDFGLGKKYRDLQTHKHIPYRENKNLTGTARYASVNTHLGVEQSRRDDLESLGYVLMYFLKGSLPWQGLKAGTKKQKYDVISEKKVSTPIEVLCRNCPSEFVSYFHYCRSLRFDDKPDYSYLKRLFRDLFIREGYQFDYVFDWTVLKYPQIGSSSDSSSRTRHQTTTKPGFNTAGPSTSRQERHAGKETTRVSGAVEAFSRRHPTNNSATPRDRSRSRNSDDGPFTKHIYGESGRGSSSSRQGTSTSRKAVGGGSSSRPSSAGGPSGSRGSSRLVSSSGGGSGNGRPSSSQRVQPGYESKTLSFARATASRNAREDQLRSFELLSLRK
- the LOC106418166 gene encoding casein kinase 1-like protein 7 isoform X1 → MGEKMDLVIGGRFKLGRKIGSGSFGELYLGVNVQTGEEVAVKLESVKTKHPQLHYESKLYMLLQGGSMSHSTLEFLDDRLLSIVYAFSAREWSTGLPSLKWFGVEGDYSVMVIDLLGPSLEDLFNYCNRKFTLKTVLMLADQLLNRVEFMHTRGFLHRDIKPDNFLMGLGRRANQVYIIDFGLGKKYRDLQTHKHIPYRENKNLTGTARYASVNTHLGVEQSRRDDLESLGYVLMYFLKGSLPWQGLKAGTKKQKYDVISEKKVSTPIEVLCRNCPSEFVSYFHYCRSLRFDDKPDYSYLKRLFRDLFIREGYQFDYVFDWTVLKYPQIGSSSDSSSRTRHQTTTKPGFNTAGPSTSRQERHAGKETTRVSGAVEAFSRRHPTNNSATPRDRSRSRNSDDGPFTKHIYGESGRGSSSSRQGTSTSRKAVGGGSSSRPSSAGGPSGSRGSSRLVSSSGGGSGNGRPSSSQRVQPGYESKTLSFARATASRNAREDQLRSFELLSLRK